The segment ATAAGAGATGCTAGTGGTATTAAGATTTTCGGCAAAAGATTAAAATCATTTATTTTTTCAACAGACGTGGCTATAATTAGAAATACTAATGCAGATGCAGTAATTGCAGTATACCCTTTTACACCGCAACCAATTATAACGCAGGCTTTAGTAGTTTCAGCAGACATTCCCATTTTCTGTGGAGTTGGGGGAGGAATTACTACTGGAAAAAGAGTAGTGAACTTAGCCCTAGATGCAGAATTTAAAGGGGCTATGGGTGTTGTAGTAAATAGTCCAACGCCAAATGAAGTAATAAAACATATGAGGGAAACTATAGATATACCAATAGTAGTTACTGTAGTATCTGAGTATGAAGATATAAAATCAAGAATAGAGGCTGGGGCTAATATAATAAACGTAAGTGGTGCAAATAGAACTCCAGATATAGTTAAGAAAATTAGAGAAGAGTATAAGGAGATTCCTATAATAGCTACAGGAGGAAATACTGAAGAAACCATAAAAAAAGCTATAGATGCAGGAGCTAATGCAATAACCATAACACCTCCATCTACAGCGCAGATATTTAAAGACATAATGAATAAATACAGAAAGCAATATTTAGATGAAAGTGAAAAATAAAAAAATCAGTTTTCTTTTTAGAAAACTGATTTTTGTTTATTTATCTCTGTTATTAGAGGCTAGGTTCATTACATCGGACATTTTAGACATAATGTATTCATAACCATTTTTAGAATGAGGTATGATACAATCAGAACAATCTTTTATGCCTCTTTCATTGTATTTAAAATTACCGCCACATTTATCTCCTAAGCCATAAAGTGGGCAAAAACAAAAAAGGCAATTAAATGAATCAGTATTTTTTACCTTATGACAAGGAAAACACTCGCAGCTACTGTGTTTAAAAAACTTATAATTTTCACTCATATAAAAAACCTCCATCTCTATGTACTCATTTCAGTATAACATAAAAAATATTATTCCTAAAGATAGATTAAATTGTTTTATTTGGAAACAAAATTGACTAGTTTTTAATAATAATTTCAGGTTTTTTTACATTTTTATTGAAAGAGTATAAGGGATATGATATTATTATATTAACATATGAACAGATGAACATATATTAATATGAATATAGATTACATAATTCAATGAGTAAGTTTTAACACAATATAGTAGTTAAACTGGTGTTTATTTTTATATACAAAAACTAGTAAACAATAGTTAAAAGGGAGGATATTATGGATAATAAGGATGAGGATTTTTGTAAGTGTTTTGTATTGCATGAAGAAGCTGTTTTAAATGTTAAGAAGAACCTTCCAGAGGAGGAAATTCTATTTGATTTAGCTGACTTTTTTAAAATTTTTGGAGATTCAACAAGACTTAAAATATTATATGCTCTTTCTATAGAAGAAATGTGTGTGTGTGATATATCAAACCTTTTAAACATTACGCAATCAGCTGTATCTCATCAGCTTAAAGTACTAAGGCAGAGTAAACTTGTAAAGTACAGAAGGGATGGAAAAGTAGTTTATTATTCACTAGATGATGATCATATTAAGGGAGTATTAAAACAAGGGTTTGATCACGTTACTGAGTAGATTGGAGGGGGACGTTATGGAGGAAGTTTTAGTTAAAGAATTTATTTTGGATGGACTACACTGTGCAAACTGCGCTTCTAAGATTGAAAGCAAAATAAACTCACTAGAAGAGGTTGAAGAGGCTATATTTGTTTTTTCTACTTCAGTTTTAAAAGTAAAATTATTAAATGTAGAAGCAATAGGAAGCATCGAAGAGAAGATAAAAAAATAGTTAAAAGTTATGAACCTCACGTTGTGGTTAGAAAAAAGAATTTAAAGAAAAATGTGTCTATAAATAATAAAAATCTAGGTTCTTCATATAAAATCCATAAAAAAACCATTCATAATTATGAGAAGAGTAAGACTGAGTACTTTGAAAAAGCTGAGCAGATTAATCACAATGAAAGTGGAATAAAAGGCAAAGATAATATTATGGTGATAGTAGGTAGTGTTATTTTTGTAATAGGATTATTTTTAAAATCACCAATACAAGTTAATACAGCTATGTATTTGATTTCATATATTTTAATAGGTGGAGATGTTATTTTGACGGCTCTTAAAAATATTTTAAGAGGAGAGCTGTTTGATGAAAATTTTCTAATGGTAATAGCTACAGTAGGAGCTTTTGCTATAGGGGAGTATCCTGAGGCGGTATTTGTAATGCTATTCTACAAAGTAGGAGAGGCTTTTCAAGATAGGGCAGTTATGAATTCTAGAAAATCTATTAAAGACCTTATGAATATAAAACCTGAAATGGCAAGGATAAAAAAAGAAGATAAATTAATTGAGGTTTCACCAGATAGTGTAGAGGTTGGAGATATTATATTGGTAAAACCGGGAGAAAAAATACCTTTAGATGGTATAGTTATAAAAGGTAGTTCTGAGGTAAACACTTCGGATTTAACGGGAGAGTCCCTACCTAAAAATATAAAAGAATCAGAGGAAGTATTAGGTGGATTTATAAATATAACAGGGGTTTTAATTATAAAAGTTAACAAGGTTTTTTCAGAATCTCAGGTGTCTAAAATATTAGAATTAGTTGAAAATGCAGGAGCAAAAAAAGCCCCTACAGAGAAGTTTATTACTAAGTTTGCAAGATACTATACACCGATAGTAGTTTTTAGTGCTTTGGCCCTTGCTATAATTCCTCCAGTTATTACTGAGGGAGGGGACTTTAAGGAATGGTTAAAAAGAGCTTTAATTTTCCTTGTAGTATCTTGTCCTTGTGCCTTAGTAATATCGGTACCTTTAGGATTCTTTGCAGGTATAGGAAATGCATCTAAAAAAGGGATACTGGTTAAAGGTGGGAATTATTTAGAAGCCTTAAATAATGTGGATACTGTGGTATTTGATAAGACAGGGACTTTAACAGAAGGCAAATTTAAAGTAAGCTCTATAAAATCAAAAGTTAAGGGGAATGAAGATAAGGTTATAACTTTAGCTGCCTATGGGGAAAGTTACTCAAATCACCCTATTTCAAAAACAATAATAAGTTATTATGGTAAAGAAATAGATAAGTCTTTAATACAAAATCATAAGGAAATTTTAGGACAGGGTATAGAGGTTAATATAAAAAGTAAAGAAGTTTTTGTTGGAAATGAAAGATTGATGGAAGTAAAAAAATAAAATACCATAAACCAAGTGAGGTTGGAACAGTAGTATATGTAGCTGAGGAGGGTGAGTTTTTAGGGTATTTGGTTATAAATGATATGGAAAAAATAAAAGCAAAATCCCTTATTGATAAATTAAAAAGAAGAGGCATAAAGACTGTTATGCTAACAGGAGATAACAAGAAGGTAGCCTCTTATATGGCAGATAAGTTAAGCTTAGATGAGGTCTACAGTGAACTTCTTCCAGAAGATAAAGTAAAGGTATTTGAAAAAATAAAAAATAAAAAATACAAAAAAGGAAAATCAGTATTTGTAGGAGATGGAGTAAATGATGCTCCGGTTTTGGCTTCATCAGATATTGGAATTGCTATGGGGGCCTTAGGATCGGATGCAGCTAAAGAGTCCTCAGACATAGTATTAATGACAGATGATTTAAGTAAAATAGATACTGTAATAAACATTTCTAAATTTACAAGGAAGGTTGTAGTTCAGAATATAGTATTTGCCTTAGGAATCAAGATGCTAGTTTTAATTTTAAGTGCACTTGGCTTTGCAAATATGTGGGAAGCAGCCTTTGCAGATGTAGGAGTTGCATTAATTGCTATTCTTAATTCAATGAGGGTATTAAGGTTTAAGGAATAGAGTTTATCATATAAAATGAAAATTCATTTGTAAATATAAAGAAGATTAAATAATTTTAAATAATTTTTTAATCTTCTTTTATTTTTCTATTGACTATCGAACATAAGTTCTATAAAATGTTATTAGGAAGAGATGTTAAGGGTGTTGAGATTTATTCATATAATTTACAGAAATTGAATATACTATAATAAAAAACTCATAAGTAATTATACCTATGAAAAATTATTGGGAGGAATCAATATGGAAGATAACAATTGTTTTGTTAAGATTGCCTATGAACTTGGAGATAAAGAAGCTGCGGTAAAACATTATGAGTCTAAATTAAATCAAATAAAAAATAAAAGCTACAATGGAAAATATTTAATTGGCGGAGGATTTTATAGCAAAGAGAGTGGATGGCTTATTTTTAAAGCTAAGGATGTAAAAGAAGCAAAGGAACTTGCTTATAATAATTCCTTTGTAAGGTATAAAGGAATTAAATATAGAAA is part of the Haloimpatiens sp. FM7315 genome and harbors:
- a CDS encoding hydrolase; its protein translation is MAKYVPEVKGTLRNHLIELPQVIRDASGIKIFGKRLKSFIFSTDVAIIRNTNADAVIAVYPFTPQPIITQALVVSADIPIFCGVGGGITTGKRVVNLALDAEFKGAMGVVVNSPTPNEVIKHMRETIDIPIVVTVVSEYEDIKSRIEAGANIINVSGANRTPDIVKKIREEYKEIPIIATGGNTEETIKKAIDAGANAITITPPSTAQIFKDIMNKYRKQYLDESEK
- a CDS encoding ArsR/SmtB family transcription factor; this encodes MDNKDEDFCKCFVLHEEAVLNVKKNLPEEEILFDLADFFKIFGDSTRLKILYALSIEEMCVCDISNLLNITQSAVSHQLKVLRQSKLVKYRRDGKVVYYSLDDDHIKGVLKQGFDHVTE
- a CDS encoding cysteine-rich small domain-containing protein, with amino-acid sequence MSENYKFFKHSSCECFPCHKVKNTDSFNCLFCFCPLYGLGDKCGGNFKYNERGIKDCSDCIIPHSKNGYEYIMSKMSDVMNLASNNRDK